From a single Gimesia fumaroli genomic region:
- a CDS encoding FHA domain-containing protein, whose amino-acid sequence MIARLIPVNGGQPILITRDVSVVGRKSDLCDIQIDKNSISKIHCVIIKTDGLLFVRDLCSTNGTRVNGQKITRGALLPGDELSLASMKFEVELSGDPKEEDEEVAEANQRTEMLTAFNLELDVEEERLDSDSGSEMKLASE is encoded by the coding sequence ATGATAGCGAGATTGATTCCGGTGAATGGAGGCCAGCCCATTTTAATTACCAGGGATGTCTCTGTTGTCGGTCGAAAATCAGACTTGTGTGATATTCAGATCGATAAGAACAGCATCTCCAAGATTCATTGCGTCATTATCAAAACCGATGGTCTGTTGTTTGTACGCGATCTCTGCAGTACAAATGGGACACGCGTGAATGGCCAGAAAATTACTCGCGGTGCCTTGTTACCAGGGGATGAGCTCTCTCTAGCTTCTATGAAATTTGAGGTCGAATTATCGGGGGACCCCAAAGAAGAAGACGAGGAAGTAGCAGAAGCGAATCAAAGAACAGAAATGCTGACCGCATTTAACCTGGAGCTTGACGTGGAAGAAGAACGTCTCGATTCGGATAGTGGTAGCGAAATGAAACTGGCGTCTGAGTAA
- a CDS encoding LpxI family protein translates to MKALQTTNTNSKRQIGLLAGAGRFPIVFAEQARQQGYSVCCLGIFGMASDELLDVCDTFHWIPLARIGRAIKLFQREHVNRIVMAGKIEKTVLFSPFRIFKLLPDLRTLHMWYRYAKKDRKDDTLLLAVIKEFERDNLFFESALDYCPELLVKHGFLTKRRPTRSQWEDIKMGWDIAKQMGQLDIGQSIVINDKAVIAVEAIEGTDRAIQRAGQLCKRGGFTVVKVAKPQQDRRFDVPTVGIKTLQTMHEAGGRVLAIESNQTIMIDQQEVADLADKLGIAIVSLNEEELTLQLAS, encoded by the coding sequence ATGAAAGCATTGCAAACGACCAACACGAATTCCAAACGACAAATCGGGCTGTTAGCCGGAGCGGGTCGCTTTCCGATTGTGTTTGCGGAACAAGCCCGACAACAAGGATATTCTGTCTGCTGCCTGGGTATCTTTGGAATGGCCAGTGACGAACTGTTAGACGTCTGCGATACATTCCACTGGATTCCGTTAGCTCGTATCGGCAGGGCGATCAAACTGTTTCAGCGCGAACATGTCAATCGGATCGTGATGGCTGGCAAGATTGAGAAGACCGTCCTATTCAGCCCCTTTCGAATTTTTAAATTATTACCGGATCTTCGCACGTTGCACATGTGGTATCGCTACGCGAAAAAAGATCGCAAAGACGACACCCTGTTGCTGGCTGTGATCAAAGAGTTTGAACGTGACAATCTCTTCTTTGAATCTGCCTTGGACTATTGCCCGGAGTTACTTGTGAAACATGGATTCCTGACCAAGAGACGCCCCACTCGTTCCCAATGGGAAGACATCAAAATGGGCTGGGATATCGCCAAACAAATGGGACAACTCGATATCGGACAGAGTATTGTCATTAATGATAAGGCCGTCATCGCAGTCGAAGCCATCGAAGGCACAGACCGGGCGATTCAGCGTGCCGGTCAACTCTGCAAACGCGGCGGTTTCACCGTCGTGAAAGTAGCCAAACCACAACAGGACCGCCGCTTCGACGTTCCCACCGTGGGTATCAAAACCCTGCAGACCATGCATGAAGCAGGAGGCCGCGTTTTGGCCATTGAAAGTAATCAGACAATTATGATCGACCAGCAGGAAGTAGCCGACCTGGCCGACAAACTTGGAATCGCTATCGTGTCACTAAATGAAGAAGAGCTCACGTTACAGCTTGCCAGTTAA
- the lpxD gene encoding UDP-3-O-(3-hydroxymyristoyl)glucosamine N-acyltransferase, with the protein MSTTVEWIAQELNCPAKGNQRLEIHGAESVLKAGPHDITFVGDELNLKRLKSSNAGAVIVEKRLEESYQKAFESAPFTSLTVEDAQAAFIKIFQKLRPQRSLPDVGISPQADISDQVTIGENCHIYPRVTIRPGVQIGNNCRIYPGAYIGDDCVLGDDVTIHANVVLYPDVKIANRALIHASAVLGCDGFGYRFEQGRYSKIPHLGSVRIEDDVEIGAGTTIDRGMIGATVIGEGTKIDNQVMIAHNCEIGKHNAFASQVGFAGSITTGDYVRCAGQVGIADHVHVGDQATLGARAGVHRDIPPGEVHIGTPAAPEKEQRKIVMSIRKVPEMRKQIREMENHIKELTQRFEELQTQQTNDKSALT; encoded by the coding sequence ATGTCGACGACTGTTGAGTGGATCGCGCAAGAGCTGAATTGCCCTGCCAAAGGCAATCAAAGGCTGGAAATCCATGGCGCTGAATCTGTTCTGAAAGCGGGCCCTCATGACATTACTTTCGTCGGCGATGAGCTCAATCTGAAACGACTTAAATCGAGCAATGCCGGTGCTGTGATTGTTGAGAAACGACTGGAAGAGTCATATCAAAAGGCATTTGAGTCAGCTCCTTTTACTTCTCTGACTGTGGAAGATGCCCAGGCGGCGTTTATTAAAATTTTCCAGAAACTGCGTCCCCAGCGATCACTGCCCGATGTGGGAATTTCTCCCCAGGCAGACATCAGTGATCAAGTCACCATCGGTGAGAACTGTCACATCTACCCCCGGGTCACAATTCGTCCCGGAGTCCAAATTGGAAACAACTGCCGGATTTATCCCGGTGCCTATATCGGTGATGACTGTGTACTGGGAGATGATGTCACCATTCACGCCAATGTGGTTTTATACCCTGATGTCAAAATAGCCAATCGCGCGCTGATTCATGCTTCTGCCGTTCTAGGCTGCGATGGTTTTGGCTATCGTTTTGAGCAGGGACGTTATAGCAAAATCCCTCATCTGGGAAGTGTGCGAATTGAAGACGACGTTGAGATCGGCGCAGGCACAACCATTGATCGCGGCATGATCGGCGCCACTGTGATCGGTGAAGGAACAAAGATTGATAATCAGGTCATGATTGCGCACAACTGTGAAATTGGAAAACACAATGCATTCGCGTCACAAGTCGGGTTCGCCGGTTCGATCACCACTGGTGACTATGTCCGCTGTGCAGGTCAGGTCGGAATCGCAGACCACGTGCATGTCGGAGATCAGGCAACACTGGGTGCACGAGCGGGAGTGCATCGTGATATCCCCCCGGGAGAAGTTCATATCGGCACCCCTGCCGCTCCTGAAAAAGAACAACGAAAAATCGTGATGTCGATTCGAAAAGTTCCAGAAATGCGGAAACAGATTCGTGAAATGGAAAATCACATCAAGGAACTGACCCAACGGTTTGAAGAACTGCAAACACAACAGACGAACGACAAATCAGCGCTGACCTGA
- the aroH gene encoding chorismate mutase, translating into MSVRGIRGATTVTQDVSAEVLAATRELLEQLLKANQIENYEDIVSVFFTTTPDLVSAFPAEAARDLGMKSVPLICASEIAVKGAMPRCIRVMIHVNSDQKQSEVVHVYLNEAQKLRPDVASAQ; encoded by the coding sequence ATGTCGGTACGTGGAATTCGTGGTGCAACAACGGTGACTCAGGATGTTTCAGCAGAAGTTTTAGCTGCGACGCGAGAGTTGCTTGAGCAACTTCTTAAAGCAAACCAGATTGAGAATTACGAAGATATCGTTTCCGTTTTCTTTACAACGACCCCCGATTTAGTCTCGGCGTTTCCTGCTGAGGCGGCACGCGATCTTGGTATGAAGTCAGTTCCATTGATTTGTGCTTCCGAAATTGCGGTCAAAGGGGCAATGCCGCGTTGTATTCGGGTGATGATCCATGTAAATTCCGATCAAAAGCAGTCGGAAGTGGTACACGTCTATCTGAATGAGGCACAAAAGCTTCGGCCAGATGTCGCTTCAGCCCAGTGA
- a CDS encoding PP2C family protein-serine/threonine phosphatase — translation MVAIRYGKVSITGNFRENNEDNYYVDPANKYFLVADGMGGQCAGEKASQLAIELIPQKLDELIRFEDSQTDNVVPAIDEAVSHANVEIMALGELDPNCRSMGTTIVFAIQVGGKFFIGGVGDSRVYLLRNNSLHQLTTDHSLTQALVDAGTITEEEALTHRYKNVLYRYLGTKDGSAGTQARQLEPSPKDRIILCSDGVTDGISDEKLKELLGQSDDPQQTAEEIVKAAQEGGSKDNITCIVLFID, via the coding sequence ATGGTTGCAATTCGTTACGGCAAAGTCAGCATTACCGGAAATTTCCGTGAAAATAATGAGGACAATTATTACGTTGATCCCGCAAACAAATACTTTCTGGTTGCAGATGGTATGGGAGGTCAGTGCGCGGGTGAAAAAGCCAGCCAGCTCGCGATTGAATTGATTCCCCAAAAACTGGATGAGTTAATTCGCTTTGAAGATTCCCAAACGGACAACGTGGTCCCTGCCATTGACGAGGCTGTCTCGCATGCGAATGTCGAAATCATGGCGCTGGGCGAGCTTGATCCTAACTGCCGCAGCATGGGAACAACAATCGTTTTTGCGATTCAGGTCGGCGGCAAATTTTTTATTGGAGGTGTCGGCGACAGTCGCGTGTATCTGTTAAGAAACAACAGCCTGCACCAGTTGACTACCGATCACTCTCTTACCCAGGCGCTGGTTGACGCCGGCACCATCACTGAGGAAGAGGCACTGACACATCGTTATAAAAATGTGCTCTATCGCTACCTGGGTACCAAAGATGGTAGCGCAGGAACGCAAGCACGACAGCTGGAACCTTCTCCCAAAGATCGGATCATACTCTGCTCCGATGGAGTCACCGATGGTATTTCTGATGAAAAACTAAAGGAACTTCTGGGACAATCTGATGATCCACAACAGACAGCCGAAGAAATTGTGAAAGCGGCTCAAGAAGGTGGCTCCAAGGACAATATCACCTGCATCGTTTTATTTATTGATTGA